In Bradyrhizobium sp. WBOS07, the genomic window GATCGTGGTTCCCAGCTACGACACGACCAAGCAGCAGGACGATCAGACCAAGACCAGGGACGCCGACCCGACCTACAAGCCGCAGCCGCCCGTGCCGCTGCCGCCGGGTCAGGGCACGCGGATCGATCAGCTCGCCTGATCGGTCCTTTCGCAATTGCCGAACGTGGTCCTGGTCGCCGCCACGGCGCGCGGCTGTTCCCGTTCGCGACGATGTGCCCTCGGCATTCCCTGCCCTAAGGCGCCGGCCCCCTTCGCGCATCGGCGAGGAAACTGCCCGCGTTTTCTTGACGCGAACCGGTATCCACTTCGCTTGAAAACGCTTTACCCGTCCAGTTCCTTGTAGCGGCGGAAGATGCCCTGCTCGTTGAAGGGAATGCGGCGCGGGCTTGTGAGATAGGCCTTGATGTTGGGCCGCGCGGCGATCCGATCGTGCAGGCCGGCGAGGCCCGGCACGTCCGTCTCGAACGCCTTCATGCGCTTGGGAAAGCCATAGCGCAGCCCCGCGACGATCTGGAACAGCGAGAGATCGACATAAGTGAGCCGGCGGCCCGTGACATAGCCGCCGCCATTCGCGTCGAGAAGCTGCTCGAAATAGCCGAGATATTTCGGCACCCGCTCGTCCCAGAATGCGGCCGTGCGCTTCTTCGCCGGCGGCTTCTGGTCCTCGTAGTACAGCGAGGGCCCGAGCGGATGATGGGTGTCGTGGATCTCGACCACGAAGTCGGTG contains:
- a CDS encoding glutathione S-transferase: MTYELYYWPEIQGRGEYVRLALEEAGAAYVDVARGARGTAAMMKMMDARKGTPPFAPPFLKAGKLVIGQTANILLYLGSRHGLAPKTEAGKLWVHQLQLTITDFVVEIHDTHHPLGPSLYYEDQKPPAKKRTAAFWDERVPKYLGYFEQLLDANGGGYVTGRRLTYVDLSLFQIVAGLRYGFPKRMKAFETDVPGLAGLHDRIAARPNIKAYLTSPRRIPFNEQGIFRRYKELDG